A genomic stretch from Desulfotignum balticum DSM 7044 includes:
- a CDS encoding type I polyketide synthase — translation MLTEHQNITIAFVRRPEKITPAVIQMAQQTGTRAIFDFSEEKSADNLVSLLRKTDPAGLVRDIKISAPALMDLSLGRTIKETGIQTLWVECPPWFSQEDTALFLNKLGEMSKNYGCFPITGDTALITKMLKPGSGIERIVLKGCEAAGFVGRETTMTLYSMAREMQKSAATPFDIFIWGGVFLPEAAAAFVSTGAAGIVFESIHWLTDQAGVDDSQREQLSRLRPDATDMVGLDVQVPCRLFNKGNSLAFKKIKAYEDALCSAADMKDTRLSFANRVTAGAVHPLKSRFSKNEIIPLGVEAAFAGAFVNRFGDRTGEAVTAFIKEMHQLCRLAEEKKNGFLDSPVAREMGTRYPFIQGAMSWITDIPEFALRVADAGGLPTIALGLMDAEALDQRLGTLPRIMGSRPYAVNVVALAENPFKGLHLAWIKKHRPRFAVIAGGDLSTVRELMACGIDVMYIAPDEALLTLALKQGVRYVICEGYEAGGHVGPHSTLTLAQMVLDMKRRTPSLFHNCRIILAGGIFNRETAFMAAMLGADAIQMGTAYLATQEIIETGALTPLYQQMILKSPLAGTVVSGRNTGLRVRSLKTPGMESILSLEREFAAGLQDETSFRERMEKMAAGSLFMAARGMDGPGEIVLDEQTCIERGQFMSGACAGLIRDVDNLESFHHELARGSLLMHQPVVNSTETPLELPVAGIKPDPKRFTPNREVHERIAITGMGIVNTLGKSPEEIWSASLAMKSGITKVPPSRWDHALYYDPKPLMPDKTYCRVGAFLDFPIDRTELGIPPHDFRTMTQATRISMWLADRAIRASGILTSDIPRERIAVFVSQNSGEAASTLPDIIIRAYVHDIMAGIKKAVDLTPDQVQAIEQAIRSGRTALDDTTLLGRLNCAAAGFICKKYGFMGPSHAVSAACATSLVALYSAIQMIKNGIIDAAVVGGGEDTLSHLHFLEFSALGALYGLSGRERPARETSCPFDAHRDGMVLGEGGAMIVIERESVARARGALVNAFVTGMGASNNPFGMVESSRVSQQMAIRASFKGTSYGPDAVDMVECHATSTRQGDLEEVLALKGFYHSARRTVLTAFKSQIGHTLGASGIGGLIRGVMAMKAGIFPPTLNYRHPDPEINLENSGLIVSSAPLDWKNRNGEPRRMEVNAFGFGGSNYVVQVEQAMDETDTVMVSPGTQKISEVRANQDPKVAPPLALVFPGQGAQYGGMGQELYTSFPVIKEWLDRAAAVADFDLLHLMFHDQEKNLQKTRWQQPAMFALENAMARYLIALGIRPVAMAGHSLGELTALCLAGVYSFEDGFRIVNKRALCMDKAAAANIDPGVMAATDAPLDLLNKMIKDDNDIHIGNINSPFQTVLSGSTGAIKSFCKNLKEMGHRTTLLRVSMAFHSPAMQVIHDELAAYIAGIAFHPPQIPVISNTTRKPYPADPHEIKKILMAHLESTVHWMDNARFLWNTYGARLFVEVGPGEVLSNLIADTLPGSSCIQTCVRSSEALTFKAALARLLAQGHLKETPGDLSTVMKSTFSGFQPPEFREPAAPGTDDPSERDDLMEKLIQIIMDATGFNRDEIQPDMDLRKDLSIRSSRLPIIMDAVERQFNITIELEDFIDVRTVKDIAEEISRLTAGKQGSGLHTATEALDLNPVPDKCDNASTDEAPLKRLVFDHATLEFENSVPLELSPGESVLLLSPDGDDKVAEHAGDILRTDYGVTPFPMGFMQKIPDSGQAGHDIRTENGTFRAADTIRTLFPVSGMVITLGRKGAIRSSSMTDVSQLLKSFFLLLKAFLESSAKKFIVLIYSAEDIGTPAQLLAEGMLGMFLSAAREYASVQFRTLEIQKNTHLQKAMHHALDRGCAVVEMIHRDGKILTSEGHLTPSVFKDSSHLNLCPGDVVVIAGGGAGIGAHLARCLAPFMPRLILLGRTRIDPEMDPAEPFGEHAASGAGPTNSRALEIAQTLADLHAAGIEAAYHTCDVTDPEAVQAVLAEVIRCYGRIDGIIHSAGILRDGPVSRMTLDDFSTVTDIKFSGAWHLFLSAQNAGLKFFAGLSSAAAIQGNPGQANYAAANRMMAALLRHLGKENKAVRFKALMLPPVQGAGMADDPEIQALLKQKGVAYIHVNELAGLFCRELFIAPPEDHWVMFMKKLPSVNTVMLNDGTRSEPFGDLDSGLLSFAPGDFPMIEKISTLDLGQEKLEACRSFSLEKDLWITDHRPFKFIKHPIVSATMAIETFMEAARILYPHLRVTGVRNVRLMDMIECRPGVPRPARISCCRTGDRLEEVLCDTTLSAQEISPTGRLMAHFALQCSGQVMLDGGGETPGQGFHDFPIRSDELRTQPMNRKKVLKWYKDRSGLGGRYRVIEFLDGTGPDVIRGRTIYPETCDFADLVNAKYQYSPYLFEALLQLVCCHIAVTDPSEPRSMIPLEIGEMRCFRKVGTGEKIMLEARLRAQTDEVLTWDTRGLDDQGETLMQISGLQMKWISD, via the coding sequence ATGTTAACTGAGCATCAAAATATCACCATCGCTTTTGTCCGGCGGCCTGAAAAGATTACCCCGGCGGTGATTCAGATGGCTCAACAAACAGGGACCCGCGCGATCTTCGATTTTTCCGAAGAAAAGAGCGCAGACAATCTGGTTTCCTTGTTACGAAAAACAGACCCTGCCGGTCTTGTCAGGGATATCAAAATCTCTGCCCCAGCCTTGATGGACCTGTCTTTAGGGCGGACAATAAAGGAAACGGGGATTCAAACCCTCTGGGTAGAGTGCCCCCCCTGGTTTTCTCAGGAAGATACGGCTCTTTTTTTAAACAAGCTGGGGGAAATGTCGAAAAATTATGGCTGCTTTCCCATCACCGGAGACACCGCGCTCATAACAAAGATGCTGAAGCCCGGCTCAGGCATCGAACGCATCGTCCTGAAAGGATGTGAGGCCGCTGGATTTGTGGGCCGCGAGACAACCATGACGCTCTATTCCATGGCCAGGGAAATGCAGAAATCCGCTGCAACTCCTTTTGATATTTTCATCTGGGGGGGCGTTTTTCTCCCTGAAGCTGCCGCCGCCTTTGTGTCCACCGGGGCAGCCGGGATCGTTTTTGAGAGTATCCATTGGCTGACGGATCAGGCCGGTGTTGATGATTCCCAACGGGAACAGCTTTCCCGGCTGCGTCCGGATGCCACGGATATGGTGGGCCTGGATGTGCAGGTTCCCTGCCGCCTGTTCAACAAGGGAAATTCTCTGGCATTCAAAAAAATCAAAGCATACGAGGACGCGCTCTGCAGCGCAGCGGACATGAAAGATACCCGCCTTTCTTTTGCGAACCGGGTGACGGCCGGGGCGGTTCATCCCCTAAAAAGCCGTTTCAGCAAGAACGAAATCATTCCTTTGGGTGTGGAAGCCGCCTTTGCCGGGGCCTTTGTGAACCGTTTCGGGGATAGAACCGGGGAAGCCGTGACTGCGTTCATAAAAGAAATGCATCAGTTATGCCGCCTGGCTGAAGAAAAAAAAAATGGTTTTCTGGACAGTCCTGTGGCCAGAGAAATGGGCACCCGGTACCCTTTTATCCAGGGCGCCATGTCCTGGATCACGGATATCCCGGAGTTTGCCTTACGGGTGGCGGATGCCGGCGGATTACCCACCATCGCCCTTGGCCTGATGGATGCTGAGGCCCTGGACCAGAGGCTGGGAACCCTGCCCAGGATCATGGGGTCGCGCCCGTATGCCGTCAATGTGGTCGCTTTGGCGGAAAATCCTTTCAAGGGACTGCATCTGGCCTGGATAAAAAAACACAGACCCCGTTTTGCCGTGATTGCAGGGGGGGATCTCTCCACGGTCAGAGAATTGATGGCATGCGGCATCGATGTCATGTATATCGCGCCGGATGAAGCGCTGTTGACGCTGGCCCTGAAACAAGGGGTCCGGTATGTGATCTGTGAGGGGTATGAGGCCGGCGGCCACGTGGGGCCGCACAGCACACTCACCCTGGCCCAGATGGTACTGGATATGAAGCGGCGCACCCCATCTTTGTTTCACAATTGCCGCATCATCCTTGCCGGAGGAATTTTCAACCGGGAAACGGCCTTCATGGCGGCCATGCTTGGCGCAGACGCCATCCAGATGGGGACGGCCTATCTGGCCACACAGGAGATTATTGAAACCGGCGCTTTGACCCCGCTTTATCAGCAGATGATCCTGAAATCACCTTTGGCGGGAACCGTTGTGTCAGGCCGGAATACCGGGCTCCGGGTGAGATCCCTGAAAACCCCGGGAATGGAATCTATTTTATCTCTGGAAAGGGAGTTTGCCGCCGGACTCCAGGACGAAACCTCTTTCAGGGAAAGAATGGAAAAAATGGCGGCCGGAAGCCTTTTCATGGCGGCCCGGGGAATGGACGGGCCGGGAGAGATAGTTCTGGATGAGCAAACCTGTATCGAACGGGGACAATTCATGAGCGGGGCCTGCGCCGGGCTTATCCGTGACGTCGACAATCTTGAATCCTTTCACCATGAACTGGCCCGGGGCTCTCTTTTGATGCATCAACCCGTTGTAAATTCCACGGAAACACCATTGGAACTACCGGTTGCCGGGATTAAACCAGATCCGAAGCGTTTCACACCCAACCGGGAGGTTCATGAAAGAATTGCCATCACGGGCATGGGCATTGTGAATACTTTGGGCAAGAGTCCCGAGGAAATCTGGAGTGCAAGCCTGGCCATGAAAAGCGGTATCACAAAAGTGCCGCCGTCACGATGGGATCATGCACTGTATTATGACCCTAAGCCCCTTATGCCGGACAAGACCTATTGCCGGGTGGGGGCTTTTCTGGATTTTCCCATCGACCGCACTGAACTGGGGATTCCTCCCCATGATTTCAGGACCATGACCCAGGCCACACGGATTTCCATGTGGCTTGCGGACAGGGCCATCCGGGCATCCGGCATTCTGACATCAGATATCCCCCGGGAAAGGATCGCCGTCTTCGTCTCCCAGAACTCGGGAGAGGCGGCAAGTACGCTTCCCGATATCATTATCCGGGCATATGTTCACGACATCATGGCCGGCATCAAAAAGGCGGTTGACCTCACACCGGACCAGGTACAGGCCATTGAACAGGCAATCAGGTCCGGTCGCACGGCCCTGGACGACACCACGCTTTTAGGCCGGCTCAACTGTGCCGCCGCCGGTTTTATCTGTAAAAAGTACGGGTTCATGGGGCCCAGCCATGCCGTGTCCGCCGCCTGCGCCACCTCACTGGTGGCACTTTACAGCGCCATCCAGATGATCAAAAACGGCATCATCGACGCCGCGGTCGTGGGCGGGGGCGAGGATACGCTCAGCCATCTGCATTTCCTGGAATTTTCCGCCCTGGGCGCTCTTTACGGGCTGTCCGGGAGGGAAAGACCGGCCCGGGAAACCTCCTGTCCGTTTGATGCCCACAGAGACGGCATGGTCCTGGGTGAAGGCGGCGCAATGATTGTGATTGAGCGGGAAAGCGTCGCCCGGGCAAGAGGGGCCCTTGTTAACGCCTTTGTGACCGGCATGGGCGCCAGCAACAACCCTTTTGGAATGGTGGAATCCTCCAGAGTTTCCCAGCAGATGGCGATTCGCGCCTCTTTTAAGGGGACATCCTATGGGCCTGATGCTGTGGACATGGTGGAATGCCATGCCACCAGCACAAGACAGGGGGACCTGGAAGAAGTCCTTGCCCTGAAAGGGTTCTATCATTCCGCCAGGCGTACCGTGCTCACGGCATTTAAATCCCAGATAGGCCATACGCTGGGGGCCTCGGGGATCGGCGGTCTTATTCGAGGCGTGATGGCCATGAAAGCGGGAATTTTCCCGCCCACTCTCAATTACAGGCATCCGGACCCGGAAATCAATCTGGAAAACTCCGGTCTTATTGTCTCTTCTGCGCCGCTGGACTGGAAGAACCGCAACGGCGAGCCCAGAAGAATGGAAGTCAATGCTTTCGGGTTCGGCGGTTCCAATTATGTGGTACAGGTGGAGCAGGCCATGGACGAAACAGATACGGTCATGGTCTCACCCGGGACGCAAAAAATATCAGAAGTACGGGCGAACCAGGACCCGAAGGTGGCGCCGCCCCTTGCCCTGGTATTCCCCGGACAGGGCGCCCAATACGGCGGCATGGGACAGGAACTGTATACCTCATTTCCCGTCATCAAAGAATGGCTGGACCGGGCCGCTGCCGTTGCTGACTTTGACCTGCTTCACCTGATGTTCCATGATCAGGAAAAAAACCTTCAGAAAACCCGCTGGCAGCAGCCTGCCATGTTTGCCCTGGAAAATGCCATGGCCCGATATCTCATTGCGCTTGGCATCCGTCCTGTGGCCATGGCCGGTCACAGTCTGGGCGAATTGACCGCTTTGTGCCTGGCCGGTGTCTATTCCTTTGAAGACGGGTTTCGCATCGTAAACAAGCGGGCCCTGTGCATGGACAAGGCGGCTGCCGCCAACATCGATCCCGGTGTCATGGCCGCCACGGACGCTCCCCTGGACCTTTTAAACAAAATGATCAAAGATGACAATGATATCCACATCGGCAATATCAATTCCCCTTTTCAGACTGTTTTAAGCGGCAGCACCGGCGCCATCAAAAGTTTTTGCAAAAATTTAAAGGAAATGGGCCACCGGACCACCCTTCTGCGCGTCAGCATGGCCTTTCACTCGCCTGCCATGCAGGTCATCCATGATGAACTTGCCGCATACATTGCCGGCATTGCATTTCATCCCCCGCAGATTCCGGTCATCTCCAACACAACCCGGAAACCCTATCCCGCAGATCCCCATGAGATCAAAAAAATCCTCATGGCGCACCTGGAATCCACGGTCCATTGGATGGACAATGCCCGGTTCCTTTGGAATACCTACGGGGCCAGGCTTTTTGTTGAGGTGGGACCGGGAGAAGTATTGAGCAATCTCATTGCAGACACGCTTCCCGGATCATCCTGTATCCAGACCTGTGTTCGCTCTTCAGAGGCATTGACCTTTAAAGCCGCACTGGCCCGACTTTTAGCACAAGGCCATCTCAAGGAAACGCCAGGTGATCTGTCAACTGTCATGAAATCCACGTTCAGCGGGTTTCAGCCGCCTGAATTCCGGGAACCCGCCGCACCCGGAACTGATGACCCATCTGAGCGTGACGATCTCATGGAGAAACTGATTCAAATCATCATGGACGCGACAGGGTTCAACCGAGACGAAATCCAGCCCGACATGGACCTGAGAAAAGATCTCTCCATCCGGTCCAGCCGCCTGCCCATCATCATGGATGCTGTGGAACGCCAGTTCAACATCACCATTGAACTGGAAGATTTTATCGATGTCCGGACTGTAAAAGACATCGCTGAAGAGATCTCCCGATTAACCGCCGGAAAGCAAGGCAGCGGCCTGCATACGGCGACTGAGGCCCTGGACTTGAACCCGGTGCCGGATAAATGTGACAACGCCTCAACGGATGAGGCACCACTGAAGCGGCTCGTATTTGATCACGCAACGCTAGAATTTGAGAATTCGGTTCCCCTGGAATTAAGTCCGGGAGAATCCGTCCTTCTCCTCTCCCCTGACGGGGATGACAAGGTGGCCGAACACGCAGGGGATATTCTCCGGACCGATTACGGGGTGACCCCGTTTCCAATGGGATTCATGCAGAAAATCCCGGATTCCGGCCAAGCGGGGCACGACATCCGGACTGAAAACGGCACATTCCGGGCCGCGGATACAATCCGAACCCTGTTTCCTGTTTCCGGGATGGTCATCACCCTGGGCCGAAAAGGAGCCATCCGGTCAAGCAGTATGACGGATGTTTCTCAGCTGCTTAAATCATTCTTTCTCCTTTTAAAGGCATTTCTGGAATCTTCGGCCAAAAAATTCATTGTACTGATTTATTCTGCTGAAGATATTGGCACACCGGCTCAATTACTGGCGGAGGGAATGCTCGGGATGTTTTTGAGCGCTGCCCGGGAATACGCGTCCGTCCAGTTCCGCACACTGGAAATCCAGAAAAACACCCATCTTCAAAAAGCCATGCACCATGCTTTGGATCGAGGATGTGCCGTGGTGGAGATGATACATCGTGATGGAAAAATCCTCACGTCAGAAGGACATTTGACTCCGTCGGTTTTCAAGGATTCATCCCATCTGAATCTTTGCCCCGGAGACGTTGTCGTCATCGCCGGGGGGGGTGCCGGGATCGGCGCCCACCTGGCCCGTTGCCTGGCGCCTTTCATGCCCCGCCTGATCCTGCTGGGGAGAACACGTATCGATCCGGAAATGGATCCGGCAGAACCTTTTGGGGAACACGCCGCTTCCGGGGCGGGTCCGACGAATTCCAGGGCGCTGGAAATTGCGCAGACCCTGGCGGATTTGCACGCCGCAGGAATTGAGGCCGCTTACCACACCTGTGATGTGACCGATCCTGAGGCGGTTCAGGCTGTCCTGGCAGAGGTGATCCGTTGTTACGGCAGAATCGACGGGATCATTCACAGTGCCGGGATCCTCAGGGACGGCCCTGTAAGCCGTATGACCCTGGATGATTTTTCCACGGTCACGGATATCAAATTCTCAGGTGCCTGGCATCTGTTCTTATCTGCCCAAAATGCCGGGTTGAAGTTTTTTGCGGGCCTTTCCTCGGCCGCGGCCATCCAGGGAAATCCGGGACAGGCCAATTACGCTGCCGCCAACCGGATGATGGCAGCATTGCTCAGGCACCTGGGCAAAGAAAACAAGGCGGTCCGGTTCAAGGCCCTGATGCTTCCCCCTGTCCAAGGGGCGGGCATGGCAGATGATCCGGAAATCCAGGCACTGCTGAAGCAAAAAGGAGTGGCTTACATTCATGTGAATGAACTGGCAGGGCTGTTCTGCCGGGAACTCTTTATCGCCCCGCCAGAAGATCATTGGGTGATGTTCATGAAAAAACTGCCGTCTGTGAACACGGTAATGCTCAATGACGGGACCCGGTCCGAACCCTTTGGAGATCTGGATTCCGGCCTCTTGTCCTTTGCGCCCGGAGACTTTCCCATGATCGAAAAAATTTCAACCCTGGACCTTGGGCAGGAAAAACTGGAAGCCTGCCGGTCCTTTTCTCTGGAAAAAGATCTCTGGATCACGGACCACCGGCCTTTCAAGTTCATCAAGCATCCCATTGTATCCGCCACCATGGCCATAGAGACTTTTATGGAAGCGGCCCGGATACTGTATCCCCACCTCCGGGTGACAGGGGTCCGAAACGTCCGGCTCATGGACATGATCGAATGCCGGCCCGGGGTTCCTCGTCCTGCCCGGATTTCCTGCTGCAGGACGGGTGACCGCCTTGAAGAGGTGTTGTGCGACACGACCCTGTCGGCACAGGAGATCTCCCCGACCGGGAGATTGATGGCACATTTTGCCCTGCAATGCAGCGGCCAGGTGATGCTTGACGGCGGAGGAGAAACACCCGGACAGGGATTTCATGATTTTCCCATCCGTTCGGACGAGCTGAGAACCCAACCCATGAATCGTAAAAAAGTGCTGAAATGGTACAAAGACCGCAGTGGTCTCGGCGGCCGGTACCGGGTGATCGAATTTCTTGACGGAACAGGCCCAGACGTCATACGGGGCCGGACCATCTATCCGGAAACCTGTGACTTTGCAGATCTTGTGAACGCAAAATACCAGTATTCCCCCTACCTTTTCGAAGCGCTTCTGCAGCTGGTGTGCTGTCATATTGCTGTCACAGACCCCTCAGAGCCCCGGTCCATGATTCCTTTGGAAATCGGGGAGATGCGGTGTTTCAGAAAAGTCGGGACAGGGGAAAAAATAATGCTGGAAGCCCGGTTGCGGGCACAAACCGACGAAGTGCTCACCTGGGACACCCGGGGGCTTGATGACCAGGGCGAAACCCTGATGCAGATCTCCGGGTTGCAGATGAAATGGATTTCAGACTGA
- a CDS encoding 4'-phosphopantetheinyl transferase family protein: MIKDSQKPAVQTVHFFHGKGPVFYASLPWESMARQMPAGPEKNDPGQKQHLISILWDHFVGMKKPFRMHRPYDTPDAFPIQADPFIRVEPFIRVIRGPLGRPQLLLGDHIGPSISFCKSNQNLWAALCGDGHDIGIDVAQSHEFQGKYPFYRVFHPGELGHALKPAEDDLKKAAALLWSVKEAAAKALGCGFHLVDPLQVIVYPSTGRATGETMGNAAEKNSIYDFPVGLSEKAVKRFPMARGRSLRVRSVCQGKRWLSIALLHRPSQLYDGQHRFARQSPKIQNGEV; encoded by the coding sequence ATGATAAAAGACAGTCAAAAGCCAGCCGTTCAAACCGTGCATTTCTTTCATGGCAAAGGGCCTGTTTTCTATGCATCGCTGCCCTGGGAGTCAATGGCGCGCCAAATGCCGGCAGGGCCCGAAAAGAACGATCCGGGCCAAAAACAGCATTTGATTTCCATACTGTGGGATCACTTTGTCGGTATGAAAAAACCGTTCCGGATGCACCGGCCATATGACACCCCGGATGCTTTCCCCATCCAGGCCGACCCGTTCATCCGGGTCGAACCGTTCATTCGGGTCATTCGGGGCCCTCTTGGCAGGCCCCAACTTTTGCTGGGGGATCACATCGGTCCGTCCATCTCTTTTTGCAAAAGCAACCAAAACCTCTGGGCCGCGCTTTGTGGAGATGGGCATGATATCGGTATCGATGTGGCACAAAGCCATGAATTCCAGGGCAAATACCCGTTTTACCGGGTGTTTCACCCCGGGGAACTTGGACATGCCCTGAAACCGGCAGAAGATGATTTAAAAAAGGCGGCGGCCCTGCTCTGGTCTGTGAAGGAAGCTGCGGCAAAGGCTCTGGGATGCGGGTTTCATCTTGTGGACCCGCTGCAGGTGATTGTTTATCCGTCAACAGGCCGGGCCACGGGAGAAACCATGGGGAACGCGGCAGAAAAAAACAGTATTTATGATTTTCCGGTCGGGTTGTCGGAAAAGGCAGTAAAACGATTTCCCATGGCCCGGGGCCGGTCTTTACGGGTGCGTTCGGTTTGCCAGGGGAAAAGATGGCTTTCCATTGCCCTGTTGCATCGGCCGTCTCAACTATATGATGGGCAACACCGGTTCGCCAGGCAATCCCCAAAGATACAAAATGGAGAGGTATGA
- a CDS encoding ABC transporter ATP-binding protein — protein sequence MTQNNKYAIEVHHLTKRYKELSAVDNISFAVEKGELFALLGPNGAGKTTTVEILNTIRTPTSGKVMLLGMDVTEKKYDIIPRIGVLPQGFSSFDRITVKETLQYYSRLFCRKKPDIDGLMALVNLKDKAAVQYKNLSGGLKQRLGIAVALVNDPEIVFLDEPTTGLDPLARRAMWEVLLDLKKKGKTLFLTTHYMEEAELLADTVAIVKKGKITAMDSPGELIENNADYLVVMLKSVDETVFDIVKKMGFAPDHDSHGHITVRLAHTDDVRRLLNAVREGGASFTGLDVRKPNLEEVFLKLTDDTFLKRVAGIEEAQ from the coding sequence ATGACCCAGAACAATAAATATGCCATTGAAGTCCATCACCTGACCAAGCGGTACAAGGAATTGTCCGCGGTTGACAATATATCGTTTGCCGTTGAAAAAGGTGAGTTGTTTGCGCTGCTGGGCCCCAACGGAGCCGGCAAGACCACGACCGTAGAGATTCTCAATACCATCCGAACACCCACATCCGGCAAAGTGATGCTTCTTGGAATGGATGTCACCGAAAAAAAATATGACATCATCCCCCGCATCGGGGTCCTTCCCCAGGGGTTCAGTTCCTTTGACCGAATCACGGTCAAAGAGACCCTCCAGTATTATTCCCGGCTTTTTTGCCGGAAAAAACCGGATATTGACGGGCTGATGGCGCTTGTGAACTTAAAAGACAAGGCCGCAGTCCAGTACAAGAATCTTTCCGGCGGGTTGAAACAGCGCCTGGGCATCGCGGTTGCCCTGGTGAACGACCCTGAAATCGTGTTTCTGGACGAGCCCACAACGGGGCTCGACCCCCTGGCCCGGCGCGCCATGTGGGAGGTTCTTCTGGATCTTAAGAAAAAGGGGAAAACCCTGTTTCTCACCACCCACTACATGGAGGAAGCCGAACTTCTTGCAGACACGGTTGCCATCGTAAAAAAAGGAAAGATCACCGCGATGGATTCTCCCGGAGAACTCATAGAAAACAATGCCGATTACCTGGTCGTCATGCTCAAATCCGTGGATGAAACCGTGTTTGACATCGTTAAAAAAATGGGATTTGCCCCGGACCATGACAGCCACGGGCATATCACGGTCCGGCTTGCCCACACGGACGATGTCCGAAGATTGCTCAACGCCGTCAGAGAAGGCGGGGCATCGTTTACCGGTCTGGATGTCCGCAAGCCCAATCTGGAAGAAGTGTTCCTCAAACTGACGGATGACACTTTTTTGAAACGTGTTGCCGGGATCGAGGAGGCACAATGA
- a CDS encoding ABC transporter permease yields MNLHIIHANIIRANIIVSIKSFYREKTVVFFRIAFPVILILVFGTIFMERDNEVFELSIQDLDRTTSSQQLVEALDQSERFNITPVSPDANAKQYAKDNNLNLIVIIPENFEMSLMEKMAADHFETPVTLTQVYDPGAFGVTTKIGVLDMALAKINQEMSGKPPLIASEPVSILKKKYRFIEFFVPGIIAMAVMTASLFGSVNVNAELLQKGVIRKLSTTPITRIDWILSNVLYQFILAVVSTAVMLLVSYAVFKVSLEINAWLVVFVALDVFAFVGLGMILTRVAREAESASAAADALMFPMMFLSGTFFPVEMMPEFLQTFARILPLYYVNEGLRAAMIAVDHTAALKSALIIGAFAAVVFVLGIMTTRIGGETP; encoded by the coding sequence ATGAACCTGCACATCATCCATGCCAATATCATTCGGGCCAACATCATCGTGAGCATCAAGAGCTTCTACCGGGAAAAGACGGTGGTGTTTTTCAGGATTGCCTTTCCCGTCATCCTGATACTGGTATTCGGCACCATTTTCATGGAAAGAGACAATGAAGTTTTTGAATTGAGCATCCAGGATCTGGACCGGACAACGTCATCCCAACAACTTGTGGAAGCGCTCGATCAAAGCGAACGATTCAACATCACACCCGTCTCTCCTGACGCAAATGCCAAACAGTATGCCAAGGACAACAATTTGAATCTGATTGTCATTATTCCCGAAAATTTTGAGATGTCTCTCATGGAAAAAATGGCGGCCGACCACTTTGAAACCCCCGTCACCCTCACCCAAGTATACGACCCCGGCGCCTTTGGGGTGACCACCAAAATTGGGGTGCTGGACATGGCCCTGGCCAAAATCAACCAGGAAATGTCCGGTAAACCGCCGCTTATTGCCTCGGAACCCGTATCCATACTTAAAAAAAAATACCGGTTCATTGAATTCTTTGTCCCCGGGATCATTGCCATGGCAGTGATGACGGCCAGCCTGTTCGGTTCCGTGAACGTCAATGCCGAACTGTTGCAGAAAGGCGTCATCCGAAAGCTTTCCACCACCCCCATCACCCGGATTGACTGGATTTTGTCAAACGTATTGTACCAGTTCATTCTTGCGGTTGTATCCACGGCCGTGATGCTGCTGGTGAGCTATGCCGTATTTAAGGTCAGTCTTGAGATCAATGCCTGGCTGGTGGTGTTTGTGGCCCTGGACGTATTTGCATTTGTGGGACTGGGCATGATTCTCACCCGCGTGGCCAGGGAAGCTGAAAGTGCCTCAGCCGCGGCCGATGCCCTGATGTTTCCCATGATGTTTCTGTCCGGAACATTTTTTCCTGTGGAGATGATGCCTGAATTTTTACAGACGTTTGCCAGGATTCTGCCGCTGTATTATGTGAACGAGGGACTCAGGGCCGCCATGATCGCTGTGGACCACACGGCTGCCCTGAAATCCGCTTTGATCATCGGCGCGTTTGCCGCCGTGGTGTTTGTTCTCGGCATCATGACAACAAGAATAGGCGGAGAGACCCCATGA